The following proteins come from a genomic window of Pseudomonas putida:
- a CDS encoding response regulator produces MIVNKSFSEVKVLVVDDQPLIVEQLCEYLENQGHHCVAAHSTDEAIERYVADEAIGLVLCDLHMPERDGIELVRALKEIAGRQRMFEAIMLTGRADKQDVIRALREGFADYYQKPVDLDELLEGVRRLEQVLLERKSNFQNLGNLNKRLQDLAGCIDELYQDLEKARGQGVHRRASDVEEGESDLPAAFEKLSPRQLEVARLVSKGKTNYQIACELGITENTVKLYVSQVLRLTHMHNRTQLALALTPSSSPVHQRFTTH; encoded by the coding sequence TTGATCGTGAACAAGTCATTCAGTGAGGTGAAGGTTCTGGTGGTTGATGACCAGCCCCTGATCGTCGAACAGTTGTGTGAGTATCTCGAAAATCAAGGCCATCATTGCGTGGCCGCGCATTCAACAGACGAGGCCATCGAGCGCTATGTGGCGGATGAAGCCATTGGCCTGGTGCTGTGTGACCTGCACATGCCCGAGCGCGATGGCATTGAACTGGTGAGGGCGCTAAAAGAAATTGCCGGGCGCCAGCGCATGTTCGAAGCGATCATGCTCACTGGCCGGGCCGACAAGCAGGACGTGATTCGTGCGCTGCGCGAAGGCTTTGCTGATTACTACCAAAAACCCGTCGACCTCGACGAACTGCTCGAAGGCGTGCGTCGCCTGGAGCAAGTTTTGCTGGAACGCAAATCCAACTTCCAGAACCTGGGCAATCTAAACAAACGGTTACAAGACCTGGCGGGCTGCATCGATGAGCTTTACCAGGACCTGGAGAAAGCTCGGGGCCAGGGAGTCCACCGCCGCGCCAGCGATGTCGAAGAGGGTGAGAGCGACTTGCCTGCCGCGTTCGAGAAGCTCTCACCACGCCAGCTGGAAGTGGCCCGGCTGGTGAGCAAAGGCAAGACCAACTACCAGATTGCCTGCGAGCTCGGGATCACCGAAAACACCGTGAAACTGTATGTTTCGCAGGTGTTGCGACTGACCCATATGCACAACCGCACGCAACTGGCGCTGGCGTTGACACCCAGTTCGTCGCCGGTGCACCAGCGGTTCACCACCCATTGA